In Primulina eburnea isolate SZY01 chromosome 14, ASM2296580v1, whole genome shotgun sequence, the following proteins share a genomic window:
- the LOC140813313 gene encoding uncharacterized protein — translation MSRHSRLSYKASVVIDDASLTDEGTNFLDEQLDYILKKIKEVNISRTISNGSQKKKIMDGIFGITDPSEVRTKGCGKRLKSSKEKSTSKTRICRGCGHRGVSHDKRNCPNLHDRSTVDNHHNNDDNTNEEDFASMTGSNNMWTSGISLDE, via the exons ATGTCAAGACACTCGAGGTTATCCTATAAAGCTTCTGTAGTAATTGATGATGCATCATTGACTGATGAAGGAACAAACTTCTTAGATGAACAATtagattatattttaaaaaaaattaaagaggtTAACATTAGTAGAACAATCAGCAATGGAAGTCAAAAAAAGAAAATCATGGATGGGATCTTTGGTATTACCGATCCTTCTGAAGTAAGAACAAAAGGATGCGGGAAGAGGTTGAAATCATCAAAAGAGAAATCAACCTCGAAGACCAGGATATGTCGTGGATGCGGGCATCGAGGTGTGTCACATGACAAGCGCAACTGTCCAAATTTGCATGACAG ATCAACTGTAGATAATCATCATAACAATGATGACAACACAAATGAAGAAGATTTTGCATCGATGACTG GTTCTAACAACATGTGGACAAGTGGAATAAGTTTGGATGAATGA